ACGGTGACCTGCGGGAACATCTCGGTGATCCGGCGCAGCGACTCGTCCCGCACATCGGTGACGACCACATCGGCGCCGTCCTGGACCAGATGCCCGACCAGGTAGTGGCCGACCTTGCCGACACCCGCGACACCGACCTTGCGCCCACGCAGGTCGGGGTCGCCCCACTGGTGCTGCGCGGAGGCGCGCATGCCCTGGAAGACGCCGTAGGCGGTGAGCACAGAGGAGTCGCCGGCGCCGCCGTTCTCGGGGGAGCGGCCGGTGGTCCACTGGTTGGTCCGCGCGACGACGTCCATGTCGGCGACATAGGTGCCGACGTCGCAGGCGGTGACGTAGCGGCCGCCGAGCGAGGCGACGAAGCGCCCGTACGCCAGCAGCAGCTCATCGGACTTGATCCGCTCCGGGTCGCCTATGATCACGGCCTTGCCGCCGCCGTGGTCGAGCCCGGCCATGGCGTTCTTGTACGACATTCCGCGTGAGAGGTTCAGCGCGTCGGCGACGGCCTCGTCCTCGCTGGCGTAAGGGTAGAAGCGCGTGCCGCCGAGGGCCGGGCCCAGGGCGGTGGAGTGGATGGCGATCACGGCCTTCAGGCCACTGGCACGGTCCTGGCACAGCACGACTTGCTCGTGGCCGCCCTGGTCCGAGCGGAACAGGGTGTGCAGTACGTCGACAGGG
This DNA window, taken from Streptomyces sp. SCSIO 30461, encodes the following:
- a CDS encoding Glu/Leu/Phe/Val dehydrogenase dimerization domain-containing protein, which gives rise to MTDVTGAPVDVLHTLFRSDQGGHEQVVLCQDRASGLKAVIAIHSTALGPALGGTRFYPYASEDEAVADALNLSRGMSYKNAMAGLDHGGGKAVIIGDPERIKSDELLLAYGRFVASLGGRYVTACDVGTYVADMDVVARTNQWTTGRSPENGGAGDSSVLTAYGVFQGMRASAQHQWGDPDLRGRKVGVAGVGKVGHYLVGHLVQDGADVVVTDVRDESLRRITEMFPQVTVAKDTEALIRTEGLDIYAPCALGGALNDESVLALTAKVVCGAANNQLAHPGVEKDLADRHILYAPDYVVNAGGVIQVADELHGFDFDRCKAKAAKIFDTTLAIFARAKVDGIPPAAAADRIAEQRMAEARRA